In Candidatus Pelagibacter sp. HIMB1321, a single genomic region encodes these proteins:
- a CDS encoding N-acetyl sugar amidotransferase — MLKLIKKNVKKIYNLPTKIKFCKSCVVSNQRPRIGFNTDGVCNACENLKNKNKINWLEREKELRDLLSRYRKKNGKFDVIVPSSGGKDSAVVAHKLKYKYNMNPLTVTWAPHIYTDIGWKNFQSLIHSGLTNILGTPDGKVHRRLTRDSLIEIGDPFQPFIYGQVSFPVKVALQYDVSLIMDGENGEFEYGGEKSASEKSFSPKDEIKYWFSDFEAKKWLKKGYTKKEMDIYMSPPVDKILSKKINRQFWSYYQFWDPQEHYYYSVKNTGFKANPDGRSEGTFSKYASLDDAIDGFHFYFMFLKFGIGRATSDAAHEIRDKHLTREEGVKLVKKYDGEFPKKYFDKFLNYCNINRKEFDQICDRWRSDHLWTKKNGKWKLNKQVS; from the coding sequence ATGTTAAAGTTAATAAAAAAAAACGTTAAAAAAATATACAATTTACCAACAAAAATAAAATTCTGTAAAAGTTGTGTTGTCTCTAATCAAAGACCAAGAATAGGCTTCAACACAGATGGAGTATGTAACGCTTGTGAAAATCTTAAAAACAAAAATAAAATTAATTGGCTTGAGAGAGAAAAAGAATTAAGGGATCTGCTATCAAGGTACAGAAAAAAAAATGGTAAATTTGACGTTATTGTTCCCTCCAGCGGTGGAAAAGATAGTGCAGTGGTAGCACATAAACTAAAATATAAATATAACATGAATCCTTTGACTGTAACGTGGGCTCCGCATATCTACACAGATATTGGTTGGAAAAACTTCCAAAGTTTAATTCATTCAGGATTAACAAATATTTTAGGTACACCTGATGGGAAAGTTCATAGAAGGTTAACTAGAGATTCTTTAATAGAAATAGGTGATCCATTTCAGCCATTTATTTATGGACAAGTGAGTTTCCCAGTTAAAGTAGCATTACAATATGATGTGAGTTTGATTATGGATGGAGAAAATGGGGAATTTGAATACGGAGGAGAAAAAAGTGCGTCTGAAAAGTCCTTTTCACCTAAAGATGAGATCAAATATTGGTTTTCAGATTTTGAGGCAAAAAAGTGGTTGAAAAAAGGATACACAAAAAAAGAAATGGATATCTATATGTCTCCACCAGTAGATAAGATTTTATCAAAAAAAATTAATAGACAATTTTGGAGTTATTATCAATTTTGGGATCCTCAAGAACATTATTATTATTCTGTTAAAAATACTGGGTTTAAAGCTAATCCCGATGGAAGATCTGAAGGAACTTTCTCAAAATATGCATCCCTTGATGATGCTATCGATGGTTTTCATTTTTATTTTATGTTTTTAAAATTTGGTATCGGGAGAGCAACTTCGGATGCTGCTCATGAAATAAGAGATAAACATTTGACAAGAGAAGAAGGGGTAAAATTAGTAAAAAAATATGATGGTGAATTCCCAAAAAAATATTTTGATAAGTTCTTAAACTATTGCAATATTAACCGTAAAGAATTTGATCAAATTTGTGATAGATGGCGTTCAGACCATTTATGGACCAAAAAAAATGGAAAATGGAAATTAAATAAGCAAGTAAGTTAG
- a CDS encoding DUF4915 domain-containing protein — protein sequence MNIWLDWPILNKILKQKKRVYFFGRSEDWVPKTLSKIKKHNIKITVLDNNPSYKNTFFMDCKVENPSILKNFDFKKDYVIITAEPETIIPELKKYKLEEEKNFCCTPQIKEWGKLQEIKKNSSNVIFSSSDYFDLSKARSSKLGGGIFTANVAEQKYEKKIDGQYRQIIKYKEYYYVIEYIKKEVHIFDNKFKIIQKYNLDQSLKKNEKPNYCGITHIPQKKCFYVANTASDEISIYDQNNFKLIDKIIFSNKSKQFDDGQSHINDITSLGSSLFVSYFSRSGLWRKGIFDGGLSEIEIDNNNKVNNLISNLSQPHSPECLEGQIYVLDSFNKYLYHGTKKVSKFSGFVRGLAFDGSYFYIGQSEDMYLSKDMGTDINLTMCNAGIYQLDANKNIARFLSIPDIMNIHDILIID from the coding sequence ATGAATATTTGGTTAGATTGGCCTATTTTAAATAAAATATTAAAACAAAAAAAAAGAGTATATTTCTTTGGGAGATCAGAGGACTGGGTACCCAAAACTTTATCAAAAATAAAAAAACATAATATCAAAATCACTGTACTTGATAATAATCCATCATACAAAAATACATTTTTTATGGATTGTAAAGTTGAAAACCCAAGCATTCTCAAAAATTTTGATTTTAAAAAAGATTATGTAATAATTACGGCTGAGCCTGAAACAATTATCCCTGAATTAAAGAAATACAAGCTTGAAGAAGAAAAAAATTTTTGCTGCACACCACAGATTAAAGAGTGGGGTAAACTTCAAGAAATAAAAAAAAACTCTTCTAATGTGATATTTTCATCATCAGATTATTTTGATTTAAGCAAAGCAAGAAGTAGTAAGCTTGGGGGTGGCATATTTACAGCTAATGTGGCTGAACAAAAATATGAAAAAAAAATTGATGGTCAATATCGACAGATAATCAAATATAAAGAATATTATTATGTGATTGAATATATAAAAAAAGAAGTTCATATTTTTGATAATAAATTCAAGATAATTCAAAAATACAATTTAGACCAAAGTTTAAAAAAAAATGAAAAACCAAATTATTGTGGTATTACACATATACCTCAAAAAAAATGTTTTTATGTAGCAAATACTGCTTCAGATGAGATCTCTATATACGATCAGAATAACTTCAAACTAATTGATAAAATTATTTTTTCTAATAAATCAAAACAATTTGATGATGGTCAAAGTCATATTAATGATATTACCTCATTGGGTTCTAGTCTTTTTGTATCTTATTTTTCAAGATCCGGACTTTGGAGGAAAGGTATTTTTGATGGAGGTCTTTCAGAGATTGAAATAGATAATAATAATAAAGTTAATAATTTAATTTCTAATCTCAGCCAACCACATAGTCCTGAGTGTCTAGAGGGACAGATATACGTATTGGACTCTTTTAATAAATATTTATATCATGGAACAAAAAAAGTTTCAAAATTCTCCGGATTTGTCCGTGGTTTAGCTTTTGATGGCAGTTATTTTTATATTGGCCAAAGTGAAGATATGTATCTAAGTAAAGATATGGGAACAGATATTAATTTAACTATGTGCAATGCTGGGATTTATCAACTAGATGCAAATAAGAATATAGCAAGATTTTTATCAATTCCAGATATTATGAATATTCATGATATTTTGATTATAGATTAA
- a CDS encoding acylneuraminate cytidylyltransferase family protein, with the protein MKNLIIIPARKNSKRIKNKNLIKVLKKPLIFWTIKFAKKFSKDQFDVVVSSDSNKIQKICTQENIFFLKRPKKISGDNSSMHEVIHYVISQLETKYKYIILLQPTSPLRNFKLVHESIKILNKKKKFDSLIHLAKNFSFTGKIINNRWMPDYNLNLRTQDIRNKFVPTGNIYVYRTFLYYDKINLPKKTYGLVSETNNWIDIDTKEDLQLLEYYLEKKQKIKKSLLNLK; encoded by the coding sequence ATGAAAAATCTTATAATTATCCCTGCTAGAAAAAATTCAAAAAGAATTAAAAATAAAAATCTTATCAAGGTACTAAAAAAACCTTTAATATTTTGGACAATCAAATTTGCAAAAAAATTTTCAAAAGATCAATTTGATGTAGTAGTCTCGAGTGATAGTAATAAAATTCAAAAGATTTGTACTCAAGAAAATATTTTTTTTTTAAAAAGACCTAAAAAAATTTCAGGTGACAATTCATCAATGCATGAGGTAATTCATTATGTTATAAGTCAACTTGAAACAAAGTATAAATATATCATCTTGCTTCAACCAACTTCGCCGTTAAGAAATTTTAAACTAGTGCATGAGTCAATAAAAATTTTAAATAAAAAAAAGAAATTCGATAGTTTAATTCATTTAGCAAAAAATTTTTCGTTTACTGGTAAAATTATAAATAATAGATGGATGCCAGACTATAATTTAAATTTAAGAACTCAAGATATTAGAAATAAGTTTGTGCCTACAGGTAATATCTATGTATATAGAACTTTTTTATATTATGATAAAATTAATTTACCAAAAAAAACATACGGCCTGGTATCAGAAACTAATAATTGGATTGATATAGATACAAAAGAAGATTTACAATTGTTAGAATATTACCTGGAAAAGAAACAAAAAATTAAAAAAAGTCTTCTTAATCTCAAATAA
- a CDS encoding sugar phosphate nucleotidyltransferase: MTYKTKYLLDIDIKKTFIKLHETINDALKSLNNSNARICIVVDKKNFFKGVLNDGDIRRALLKGKNLTTKISNIYNKKPIVLNKNFDEKNSIKKLKENNLDNAPIVDNKKVIGIFNANKPIIKKNLEMPVVIMSGGKGSRLKPTTIKIPKALVRIKKTPMLTLVINNLRKYGFFNFILTTFYKKNLIKNYYGNGKKLNIDIKYVNEKKPLGTAGSLSLLKNMIKNKFFLLTNCDVISEINYKSLLEFHIKNKADLTIAVKKYVTENHYGEINISGINVRNIVEKPKKNIIINSGIYILNSKIIKILKYHHYIDMNELIMKLIKKNKKVIAFPFYENWFDLGTKEQLKIYKSTLR, encoded by the coding sequence ATGACATATAAGACCAAATATTTGTTAGATATTGATATCAAAAAAACATTTATCAAATTACATGAAACTATAAATGATGCATTAAAAAGTCTCAATAATTCTAACGCAAGAATATGTATAGTAGTTGATAAAAAAAATTTTTTTAAAGGTGTATTAAATGATGGAGATATCAGAAGAGCTCTTCTTAAAGGCAAAAATTTAACAACTAAAATATCAAATATTTACAATAAAAAACCAATTGTATTGAATAAAAATTTTGATGAAAAAAATTCAATTAAAAAATTAAAAGAAAATAATTTAGATAACGCTCCTATAGTTGATAACAAAAAAGTTATAGGTATTTTTAATGCTAACAAACCAATAATAAAAAAAAATTTAGAAATGCCAGTTGTGATTATGTCTGGTGGAAAGGGATCTAGACTTAAACCTACAACAATTAAGATACCAAAAGCATTAGTTCGAATTAAGAAAACACCCATGCTAACGTTAGTTATAAATAATTTACGAAAATATGGTTTTTTTAATTTTATATTAACTACTTTCTATAAAAAAAATTTGATTAAAAATTATTATGGTAATGGAAAAAAATTAAATATTGATATTAAGTATGTAAATGAGAAAAAACCATTAGGTACAGCAGGCTCGCTATCTCTTCTTAAGAACATGATAAAAAATAAATTTTTTTTATTAACGAATTGTGATGTTATAAGTGAAATAAATTACAAAAGTTTATTAGAATTTCACATAAAAAATAAAGCAGATTTAACGATAGCAGTCAAAAAATATGTTACAGAAAATCATTATGGAGAAATTAATATATCAGGAATAAATGTTAGAAATATTGTAGAAAAACCAAAGAAAAACATAATAATTAATTCAGGAATTTATATTTTAAATTCAAAAATTATAAAAATATTAAAGTATCACCACTATATAGATATGAACGAACTTATTATGAAACTTATAAAAAAAAATAAAAAAGTAATAGCTTTTCCATTTTATGAAAATTGGTTTGATCTTGGAACAAAAGAACAATTAAAGATTTACAAAAGTACACTGAGGTGA
- the neuC gene encoding UDP-N-acetylglucosamine 2-epimerase, with translation MKKVLFITSTRADYALIRSVIIETQKINKNTYLLVTGSHLSKELGNTLKDIKKDKIKRLIVRKLYKEKLLNNKISDLDVSNYIAKAIKLTAQTIRSVSPQIVVLLGDRYEILGSAISAMAFRKKIVHIHGGEVTSGAMDDSIRHSISKFSHLHFPIHEKYKKRLIQLGENPKTIFNFGSLGAYSISKTKLLSKLDLEKKLKIKFDKKIILVTYHPVTLEKDQAKDQINNIIKFLKLFKNEIIIINSLNLDNEADIIVSEFRKFFKREKNVFYYASLGNTTYYSLLKIAHLVVGNSSSGVLETPSFGTKTINVGQRQKGRILSDNIINSGNNFNSIKKAYIKIIKKPKKINNLFLKKLTPYRIAKKILNFKFNIKKNFYDI, from the coding sequence ATGAAAAAGGTATTATTTATTACATCTACTAGAGCTGATTATGCATTAATAAGAAGTGTAATCATAGAGACACAAAAAATTAATAAAAATACTTATTTATTGGTTACCGGATCTCATTTATCTAAGGAGCTGGGGAATACATTAAAAGATATAAAAAAAGATAAAATCAAGAGATTAATTGTTAGAAAATTATATAAGGAAAAATTACTCAATAATAAGATTTCAGATTTAGATGTAAGTAATTATATTGCTAAAGCAATTAAGCTAACTGCTCAAACTATTAGAAGTGTGTCACCTCAAATAGTTGTTTTATTGGGTGATAGGTATGAAATTTTAGGATCTGCAATATCAGCAATGGCATTTAGAAAAAAAATAGTACATATACATGGAGGCGAAGTTACCTCAGGTGCCATGGATGACTCTATAAGACATTCGATAAGTAAATTTTCACATTTACATTTTCCAATTCATGAAAAATATAAAAAAAGACTTATACAGCTAGGTGAAAACCCTAAGACAATATTCAATTTTGGAAGTTTAGGCGCATATTCGATTTCTAAAACAAAACTGTTATCAAAATTAGATCTAGAAAAAAAATTAAAAATCAAATTTGATAAAAAAATAATTTTAGTAACATACCATCCAGTTACTTTAGAGAAAGATCAAGCAAAAGATCAAATTAACAATATAATTAAGTTTCTTAAATTGTTCAAGAATGAAATAATAATTATAAATTCATTAAATTTAGATAATGAAGCAGATATTATTGTTAGTGAATTTAGAAAATTCTTTAAGAGAGAGAAAAATGTATTTTATTATGCTTCATTAGGAAATACTACTTATTATTCATTATTGAAAATTGCTCATTTAGTTGTTGGAAATTCTTCTAGTGGAGTTTTAGAAACACCAAGTTTTGGCACAAAGACTATCAATGTGGGGCAAAGACAAAAAGGTAGAATATTATCTGATAATATTATTAATAGTGGTAACAATTTCAATTCAATTAAAAAAGCATATATAAAAATTATTAAGAAACCAAAAAAAATCAATAATTTATTTTTGAAGAAATTAACACCTTATAGAATTGCCAAAAAAATTTTAAATTTTAAGTTTAATATTAAAAAAAATTTCTATGACATATAA
- a CDS encoding N-acetylneuraminate synthase family protein: protein MKIGKKIISKNSLPFLIAEVGINHNGNLNNAYRLIDYAVEAKFDAVKFQTINVEKLMIKNAPLAEYQRTNKLKNMNELIHKYNLKYSDFVKIQKYCSKKNIIFLSTPFDIDSAVFLNKLKVPAFKISSSDNDNIFLIDTIKKFNKPLIISSGMTKFHELKKIINRVKIEKKRLAILHCTSDYPTEIKYSMLGAIDQIKNLGYPIGFSDHTIGSTAAVSAVTKGCSIIEKHITLDKDMEGPDHKASLECKDLQKFVNIICDVKMSLISKRNHLTNKEVSTKKIAKKALYFAKNFKKNHIIKNKDLVALRPFQNGISPINYKDFIRKKLKVSVKSETLVKKNKFYSI, encoded by the coding sequence ATGAAAATTGGAAAAAAAATAATTTCTAAGAATAGCTTACCATTTTTGATTGCTGAGGTTGGTATAAACCATAATGGGAACTTAAATAATGCATATCGTTTAATTGATTACGCTGTTGAAGCAAAATTTGATGCAGTAAAATTTCAAACCATTAATGTTGAAAAGTTAATGATCAAAAATGCGCCTTTGGCAGAATATCAAAGAACAAATAAACTTAAAAATATGAATGAATTAATACACAAATATAATTTAAAATACTCAGATTTTGTTAAAATTCAAAAATATTGTTCAAAAAAAAATATAATATTTTTATCAACTCCATTTGATATTGATAGTGCAGTTTTTTTAAATAAACTAAAAGTGCCAGCTTTTAAGATTTCATCATCAGATAATGATAATATTTTTTTAATTGATACGATAAAAAAATTTAATAAACCTCTAATAATTTCTTCAGGCATGACGAAGTTTCATGAATTGAAAAAAATAATCAATAGAGTCAAAATTGAAAAAAAAAGGTTAGCTATATTGCATTGTACAAGTGACTATCCAACTGAGATTAAATATTCTATGTTAGGTGCTATTGATCAAATTAAGAATCTTGGTTATCCAATTGGTTTTTCTGACCACACTATTGGATCAACTGCTGCAGTATCTGCCGTAACAAAAGGATGTTCAATTATTGAAAAACATATTACGTTAGATAAAGACATGGAGGGTCCAGATCATAAAGCCTCACTAGAATGCAAAGATTTACAAAAATTTGTTAATATTATTTGTGATGTTAAAATGAGCTTAATTAGCAAAAGAAATCATTTAACCAATAAAGAAGTAAGCACAAAAAAAATTGCCAAAAAAGCTTTATATTTCGCAAAAAATTTTAAAAAAAATCATATAATTAAAAATAAAGATCTAGTTGCACTAAGACCGTTCCAAAATGGTATTTCACCAATTAATTATAAAGATTTTATAAGAAAAAAATTAAAAGTTTCTGTTAAATCAGAAACTTTAGTAAAAAAAAATAAATTCTACTCAATTTAA
- a CDS encoding LegC family aminotransferase: protein MIPLHEPTLIGNEKKYINECLSTNWISTSGKFINLIEKKICDYTGSKYAIAVNSGTSALHIGLLLSNVKPNDEIIVPTVSFIAPINAIKYCDAHPVFMDVNEFLTIDVNKTIEFLENQTITKSGFTYNKKTKKKISAMVVVHVFGNLVDLKSLVKICKKKNIELIEDSAESFGSYYNLRASDKIKHAGTIGRFGCLSFNGNKTITSGGGGAILTQNKRLAKKARYLITQSKDNPIKFIHNNIGFNYKMTNLHAAIGLAQIECIKKLLTIKKRNHIFYRNKVLGLEDFAILNKPVFCESNYWLNLLRIKKNCKVNIDNLIKVFDKYKIQVRPLWYLNHLQTPFKNCQSYKITYANKILDKILCLPSSASLTKNQITKVIHVIKKLRICD, encoded by the coding sequence ATGATACCACTTCATGAACCGACATTAATAGGTAATGAAAAAAAGTATATAAATGAATGTTTAAGCACTAATTGGATCTCAACATCAGGCAAATTTATCAATTTAATTGAAAAAAAAATTTGTGATTATACAGGATCAAAATATGCAATTGCAGTGAATAGCGGAACATCTGCACTACATATAGGATTATTATTATCCAATGTTAAACCTAATGATGAGATAATAGTACCGACCGTTAGCTTTATTGCTCCAATAAATGCTATAAAATATTGTGATGCTCACCCAGTTTTTATGGATGTGAATGAATTTTTGACTATTGATGTTAATAAAACTATTGAATTTTTAGAAAATCAGACAATTACCAAGAGTGGATTTACTTATAATAAAAAAACAAAAAAAAAAATTTCAGCAATGGTAGTTGTCCATGTTTTTGGCAACTTAGTTGATCTAAAATCTTTAGTAAAAATTTGTAAAAAAAAAAATATAGAATTAATTGAAGATTCTGCCGAAAGTTTTGGATCTTATTATAACCTTAGGGCTAGTGATAAAATTAAACATGCTGGGACAATAGGCCGATTTGGCTGTCTTTCTTTCAATGGCAATAAAACAATTACCTCAGGAGGTGGTGGTGCAATATTAACTCAAAATAAGAGATTAGCAAAAAAAGCAAGGTATTTAATAACCCAATCAAAAGATAATCCAATTAAGTTTATCCATAATAATATTGGGTTTAATTATAAGATGACTAATTTGCATGCTGCAATAGGATTGGCTCAAATAGAGTGTATTAAAAAATTATTAACAATAAAAAAAAGAAATCATATATTTTATCGTAATAAAGTCCTGGGATTAGAGGATTTTGCAATTCTTAATAAGCCAGTTTTTTGTGAGTCTAATTATTGGTTAAATCTTTTACGTATAAAAAAAAATTGTAAAGTTAATATTGATAACTTGATTAAAGTTTTTGATAAATACAAAATTCAAGTCCGACCTCTTTGGTATTTAAATCACCTGCAAACACCTTTTAAAAATTGCCAGAGCTATAAAATTACTTATGCCAATAAAATATTAGATAAAATTCTATGCTTGCCATCTAGCGCGAGTCTTACAAAAAATCAAATTACTAAAGTAATTCATGTTATAAAAAAACTAAGAATTTGTGACTAA
- a CDS encoding NAD-dependent epimerase/dehydratase family protein, with protein sequence MKNKIILVGGAGYIGTVLTNHLLLMGYEVLCLDNLIYDQSECIKSFLKNKNYKFANIDIRNKNDLSECFHENCTVILLAGLVGDPISKKYQIESDEINLEGIFNVINICESKKIKRFVFTSTCSNYGITDNNVRANENHELNPLSLYAKAKVQIEKYLLEKKNFSNLKPTILRFATAFGLSPRMRFDLTVNEFTKDLVLGKELVVYDAHTWRPYCHTVDFARLICQTITIDIDKISFEVFNVGDNSNNFSKKMIVDEVLKYIPNGKVKYLEKGFDKRNYIVDFSKVNLVLGFKASYSVQKGIEEIIAEIKKGTYDFRTENQYGNYNLR encoded by the coding sequence ATGAAAAACAAAATCATATTAGTTGGTGGAGCAGGTTATATTGGTACAGTTTTAACAAACCACCTATTACTTATGGGTTACGAAGTCTTATGTTTAGATAATTTAATCTATGATCAGAGTGAATGTATTAAAAGTTTTTTGAAAAACAAAAATTATAAATTTGCAAATATAGATATTAGAAATAAAAATGATTTAAGTGAATGCTTTCATGAAAATTGTACGGTTATTTTATTAGCAGGTTTAGTAGGCGACCCAATATCAAAAAAATATCAAATAGAAAGTGATGAAATTAATTTAGAGGGAATATTTAACGTAATTAATATTTGTGAAAGTAAAAAAATTAAAAGATTTGTTTTTACTTCAACTTGCTCTAATTATGGTATTACTGACAACAATGTAAGAGCAAATGAGAACCATGAACTTAACCCTCTTTCTTTATATGCAAAAGCGAAGGTTCAGATAGAAAAATATTTGTTGGAAAAAAAAAATTTTTCAAATTTAAAACCAACGATTTTAAGATTTGCGACCGCATTTGGTTTGTCACCTAGAATGCGTTTTGATTTAACAGTAAATGAATTTACCAAAGATTTAGTACTTGGTAAAGAATTAGTAGTCTACGATGCTCATACATGGAGACCCTACTGTCATACTGTAGATTTTGCCAGATTGATATGTCAAACCATTACAATTGATATAGATAAAATCTCATTTGAAGTTTTTAATGTAGGTGATAACAGCAACAATTTTTCAAAAAAAATGATTGTAGATGAAGTTTTAAAATATATTCCAAATGGAAAAGTAAAATATTTAGAGAAAGGTTTTGATAAGAGAAATTATATAGTTGATTTTTCTAAAGTTAACTTGGTTTTAGGATTTAAAGCAAGTTACAGTGTTCAAAAAGGAATAGAAGAAATAATTGCAGAGATTAAAAAAGGTACATATGATTTTAGAACAGAAAATCAGTATGGAAATTATAACTTAAGATAG
- a CDS encoding class I SAM-dependent methyltransferase, whose amino-acid sequence MNNKFIVNNFNRLELFDINVANLRSKNFYKSAIQNRNFYYKKYNKFLHTKKIKCHICKSDQSLVFFNFKKYQLRKCKNCEVIFNNLDLKKFSKSDFFKSNKVNSKDFREEMIKTYNYRKKIFGLERFKYIKKKIFPNKKKFKVLDLGCGSGYFISVLKDKKIMNKGIDLDVNRIEFCKSLKLNAQLSELSSEKNNSYDLITMFDAIEHFFDPIKELKTATKKLKSKSYILAFTPNINSLSFELMREDLNLLAVFRHICFFNKESLNYLSRKAGLKIKSIEYFGLDVKDYFQFIEFKKKFKLNKSINHFANLTQAIIDKQKMSNSMRIIFQKL is encoded by the coding sequence ATGAATAATAAATTCATTGTCAATAATTTTAATAGATTAGAGCTTTTTGATATTAATGTAGCCAACCTAAGAAGCAAAAATTTTTATAAAAGCGCAATTCAAAATAGAAATTTTTACTATAAAAAATACAATAAATTTCTTCATACAAAAAAAATTAAGTGTCATATATGCAAAAGTGATCAAAGTTTAGTTTTCTTTAATTTTAAAAAATATCAACTTAGAAAATGTAAAAATTGTGAGGTAATTTTTAACAACTTGGATTTAAAAAAGTTTAGTAAATCTGATTTTTTTAAAAGTAATAAAGTAAATTCTAAAGACTTTAGAGAGGAAATGATTAAAACTTATAATTATAGAAAAAAAATTTTTGGTCTCGAAAGGTTTAAATATATAAAAAAAAAAATTTTTCCAAATAAGAAAAAATTTAAGGTATTAGATTTAGGTTGTGGTTCAGGATATTTTATAAGTGTTTTAAAAGATAAAAAAATTATGAACAAAGGTATTGACCTTGATGTCAATAGAATAGAATTTTGCAAATCTTTAAAACTTAACGCTCAGTTGTCAGAGCTTTCAAGTGAAAAAAATAATTCTTATGACTTAATTACAATGTTTGATGCTATAGAGCATTTTTTTGATCCAATTAAAGAATTAAAAACTGCAACCAAAAAATTAAAATCTAAATCTTATATTTTAGCTTTCACACCGAACATCAATTCATTGTCTTTTGAATTAATGCGAGAAGATCTTAACTTACTTGCTGTTTTTCGACATATATGTTTCTTTAATAAAGAGTCTTTGAATTACTTGTCAAGAAAAGCAGGCCTTAAAATTAAATCTATTGAATATTTTGGACTTGATGTGAAAGATTATTTTCAATTTATTGAATTTAAAAAAAAATTTAAATTGAACAAAAGCATAAACCATTTTGCAAATTTAACCCAGGCAATAATCGACAAACAAAAAATGTCTAACTCAATGCGAATAATATTTCAAAAATTATAA